The DNA region CGCCCACCCGGCCAAGGACACCATGGAGTACGGCGTCGGGGAGATCGACAAGTACGGCCACGAGCGCTTCACCGGCATCGGCACCACGCTGGCCCGCGAACTGGAGGCCCGGCTGGGCAAGGAGGCCCGCCCGGTCATCCTCGGCCACGTCCAGCGCGGCGGCGTCCCCACCGCCTACGACCGGGTGCTGGCCACCCGCTTCGGCTGGCACGCCGTCGAGGCCGCCCACGGGGGCGCCTTCGGCCACATGACCGCCCTGCACGGCACCCGGATCGACCTGGTGCCGCTGGCCGACGCGGTCACCCACCTCAAGACGGTCCCCGAGGACCGCATGCACGAGGCCGAGTCGGTCTTCTGACCTTCCGTCAGCGGGCGCCCCGGGGCCGGGAGACCTCCGCCGGCCCGGGCGGCCCGGCGCGCCTCACACCAGGGGGCGCAGCCACACCGTGGCCAGCGGCGGCAGCGTCAGCGCGATGCTGTGCGGGCGGCCGTGCCAGGGCGCCGGGTCGCTCTTGACCGGCCCCTCGTTCAGCACGCCGCTGCCGCCGTAACGGGCGTCGTCGGTGTTGAGGACCTCGGTCCAGACCGTGTCCGGCGAGCCGAGGCGGTAGTCGCGGCGCACCACGGGGGAGAAGTTGCTGACGCACAGCAGCGGGCGGCCCTGCGCGTCGTGGCGGATGAAGGAGAAGGTGTTGTCGTCCGCCGCCCCGCCGTCGACCCACTCGAAGCCGGCCGGCTCGGTGTCGCGCTCCCACAGCGCCGGGGTCGCGCGGTAGACCGCGTTCAGGTCGCGCACCAGGTCCCGCACGCCGCGGTGGTCGCCGGCCGCCGAGTACGTCTCGTCCAGCAGCCACCAGTCCGGCCCGCTGTCGTGCGACCACTCCGCGCCCTGCGCGAACTCCTGGCCCATGAACAGCAGTTGCTTGCCCGGGTGGGCCCACATGAAGCCCAGGTAGGCGCGGTGCGTGGCGCGCTGCTGCCACCAGTCGCCGGGCATCTTGGACACCAGCGCGCCCTTGCCGTGCACCACCTCGTCGTGCGAGATCGGCAGCACGTAGTTCTCGCTGTACGCGTACACCATCGAGAACGTCATCTCGTTGTGGTGGTACTTGCGGTGCACCGGCTCGTGGCCGACGTACTCCAGCGAGTCGTGCATCCAGCCCATGTTCCACTTCAGCCCGAAGCCCAGACCCCCGAAGCCGGTGTGGCCGACCTCGTGGGTCGCGCGCGTCACGCCGTCCCAGGCCGTCGACTCCTCGGCGATCGTCACCACGCCGGGGCAGCGCCGGTAGACGGTGGCGTTCATCTCCTGGAGGAACGCCACGGCGTCCAGATTCTCCCGGCCGCCGTACGCGTTGGGCAGCCACTCGCCGCCCTCGCGCGAGTAGTCCAGGTAGAGCATCGACGCGACCGCGTCCACCCGCAGGCCGTCGATGTGGAACTCCTCGCACCAGTACACCGCGTTGGCGACCAGGAAGTTGCGCACCTCGGTGCGGCCGAAGTCGAACTCCAGCGTGCCCCAGTCCGGGTGCTCGGCCCGGCGCGGGTCGGCCGGCTCGTACAGCGGCTCGCCGTCGAAGCGGGCCAGCGCCCAGTCGTCCTTGGGGAAGTGCGCCGGCACCCAGTCCATGATCACGCCGATGCCGGCCCGGTGCAGCGCGTCCACCAGGTGGCGGAAGTCGTCGGGCGAGCCGAGCCGCGAGGTCGGCGCGTAGTAGGAGGTCACCTGGTAGCCCCACGAGCCGCCGAACGGGTGCTCGGCGACCGGCATCAGCTCCACGTGCGTGAAGCTCAGCTGCTGCACGTACGCCGGCAGCTGCTCGGCCAGCTCGCGGTAGCCCAGGCCCGGCCGCCACGACGGCAGGTGCACCTCGTACACCGAGAACGGCGCGCGGTGCGCGGGGACGTCCGCGCGGTGCGCCATCCACTCCGCGTCCTGCCACTCGTAGGCGGACTCGGTGACGATCGAGGCGGTGTTCGGCGGGACCTCGGTGGCGCGGGCCATCGGGTCGGCGCGCATCGAGCGGGAGCCGTCCGGCCGGGTGATCTCGAACTTGTACGCGGTGCCCGCCCCGACGCCCGGCACGAACAGCTCCCACACCCCGGAGGCGCCCAGTGAGCGCATCGGGAACGCGGTGCCGTCCCAGAACGTGAAGTCCGCGGCCAGCCGCACCCCGCGCGCGTTCGGCGCCCACACCGCGAAGCGGGTGCCGGTCACGCCGGCGTGCGTCATCGGCCGCGCGCCCAGCGCCTTCCACAGCTTTTCGTGCCGGCCCTCGTGGATCAGGTGCAGGTCCAGTTCGCCGAGCGCGGGCAGGAAGCGGTACGGGTCGTCGACCACGTGCTCACCGTCGTCGTAGGACACCACCAGCCGGTATGCCTGCGGCACCGCGTCCAGCGGCAGCACCGCGGAGAACAGCCCGTCGCCCTCCGCCTCCAGCGGCGTGCGCACGCCGTCGATCAGCACGGCGACGCCGCGCGCGTAGGGCCGCAGCGCGCGGAAGCGCACGCCGCGGGTCCCGCCGGCGCCGTCGGGGACCGGGTGCGCGCCGAGCAGCGCGTGCGGGTCGTGGTGCGCGCCGTGCAGCAGCCGGCGGCGGTCGTCCTCGTCCAGTGAGGACGGCGCGGGGACGGTGACGGCGGCGGGCACGGCGGCGGGCACGGCGGCGCGGGCCGCGGGCTCGGTCGCGGGGGCGGGGACGCGCGCGGCGGCGGGGGAGGACGACGGGGCCGACGTGGCGGTGGACCCGGGCGCGGACGTGGGCGCGGAGCCCGGCGTGGGCGTGGAGCCGGATGTGGGCCCCGGCGCGGAGCCGGGCGCGGGCGTGGCGGCGGCGGTGCGCGGGGCGCGGGGGGCCGTGCCGGAGGCCCCCGGATGCGGAGTCGTCCCGTCGTAGCCGCGCGCGGCCGCCTCCGGAGTGACACCGGTGGCGTCCGCCGCGGGCGCCGCGGCGGTCGGACGGTCCTGCGGGGTGTCGGCGTTGCGGGGGCTCACGGCAGGGACTCCTCGGCGATCGGGACCTTCGGGCGGGGCGGGACGGGTCGGCGGTACGAGCGGGCGCGTGCCGTACCCGCAGTATCGGGGCGCGCGCCCGGCCCGCAGGACGGGCGCGTGCAGGAGGGGGGCGGCGAGCGGCGTAGGGCCGCGGGCGCGGCCGGAGGCATGCGGACGCCCCCCGGGGGCGTACGGCTCAGGGGGCCGCCGCGGCGAGGCGGGAGAGCGCGGACAGCGGGATGGGCAGCCACGCCGGGCGGTGCCGGGCCTCGTAACGGGCCTCGTACACCGCCTTGTCGGTCTCGAAGGCCCGTATCAGCACCGCCTGCTCACGCGGGTCGACGCCGCTGACCTCGGCGTAGCCGGTGCAGAAGGCGTCGCGGTGGCGGGCGGCCCAGGGGACGTTGCCGCTGTGGTGGGCGGCGTAGTCGAAGGACCGCAGCATGCCCGCGACGTCCTGCACCGGCGGCGCGGGGCGGCGGCGTTCGGCCAGCGGGCGGGCCGGCTCGCCCTCGAAGTCGATCAGCACCCACGCGCCGTCGGGGCCGCGCAGCGCCTGCCCGAGGTGGAGGTCGCCGTGCACGCGCTGGGCGGACACCGGGCCGCCCGCGCCCGCCGTGGCCAGCGCGGCCAGGTCCTCGAACGCCGAGCGCAGCGCTCCCGCGTACGGACGCACCGCCGCGACCTCGGCGGCTGTCTCCTCCAGCCGCCGCACCATGCCGGAGGCCAAACGTTCCAGCGCGGCGCCGTCGAGCGGCCGGGCGGGCAGCGCCGCCGCCAGCGCGGCGTGCACCTCGGCGGTGGCCCGGCCCAGCCCGGCGGCCTCGGCGCGGAAGTCGCCGTCCTCGGCCACCGACGCGAGCGCCAGCGTCCAGCCGTCCGCGGACCCCGGCAGGAAGCGCTGCAGCACACCGAGCGTCGCCGCCTCACCGGCCCCGGCCCCGGCGTCCGCCCCGGAAGACGGGGACGCGCCCGCGCCGGACCCCGCGCCGGACCCCGCGCCGGACCCCGCGCCGGACCCCGCGCCGGACCCCGCGCCGGACTTGGACCCGGCGCCCGCGTCGCCGGCTGCGGCCCCGGCGCCCGACCCCGCGCCCGCGTCCGCCTCGTCCGTCCCCGCCGGCCGCAGGCCCTCCGCCTCGAACCAGGCGACCGGCTCCGCGACCCGGCGCGAGCCCGCCCGCGCCAGCGCGAGCGACAGCTCCAGGTCCGGGTTGACGCCGGGGGACACCCGGCGGAACAGCTTGAGGATGAACGCGTCGCCGTACACCACCGAGGTGTTGGACTGCTCCGCGGTGACCACCCGGGGCGTCAGTCCCGGCGGGAAGTGCGCGCCCGGCTCGGTGGTGAAGCGCAGCCGCCCGGCGCGGCCGGGCGCCCGCAGGCGTTCCAGCAGCAGCGCGGCCAGCCGCGGGTCGTGCGGCGCGTCGTAGAGCGTCAGCCCGTCGTAGGGCCCGCCGACCGCCTGGCCGAGCGAGGCCCGCACCAGGGCGGGCGGCAGCAGCGGGTGCGCGCCGAGCAGCAGTTGGTAGCAGTCCGCTGGACGCCCCGGCTGCTCCACGTCCACCAGCACGTGCAGCAGGCCCATCGGGCCCAGCGGCCCGCCCGGCGGCACCAGCTCGGTCGCCGCGGCCAGCCGGAACCGGCCGATCGGCAGCCCCTTGCCGGCGAACCAGCGCTGGCGCGGCAACCAGCCGCGCAGCAGCGGGTCGAGCGAGCGCAGCAGCGGACCGGGCGACAGCGGCTGCGGCTGCGGCTGCGGCTGCGGCTCGGGTGCGCGGGGCGCGGCGGTGCGGGCGGCCTCGGCGCGGGCCGCGGCGTGGGACGCCTCGGCGCGGGCCGTGGCCGGATGGGCGGTGGAGGGATGGGCGGTGGAGGGATGGGCCGTGGTGGAGGACGACGGAACACGGGTCCGGGAGCTGTCCGACATGACGTCCTTTCCCCGGGGGAGTCGCGCACCCGGCCCTACACGAGGCGGGGAGCGCCAGCCTCCCGGATGACGGGTACGGGCTGTCCGGCGACACGGGGAGCCTGCCCCGGGCGGGTGACAGGAAACCGCCGTACGGGCTGCTGCGGAGGCTTTGTCGATCCTGCCAAAGGAGCGTCAGGCCCGCACGTCGGCGGGAGGCGTGGGGCCGCCGCGGTCGGCCGTGCCCGAGGGGGCCGGAAACGCCGTTCCGGCCCCCCGCCGTCAGGAGGGATCGCGCCTGAGCCGGAACCAGTAGAAGCCGTGCCCCGCCAGGGTGAGCAGGTACGGCAGCTGGCCGATCGCCGGGAACCGCACCCCGCCGATCAGCTCCACCGGATGGCGGCCCTGGTACTGCCGCAGGTCCAGCTCGGTGGGCTGGGCGAACCGGGAGAAGTTGTTCACGCACAGCACCAGGTCGTCGCCGTCCTCGCGCAGGAACGCGAGCACCGCGGGGTTGCTGGACGGCAGCTCGGTGAACGAGCCGGTGCCGAACGCCGGGTTCTGCTTGCGGATCTCGATCATCCGGCGCGTCCAGTGCAGCAGCGAGCTGGGCGAACTCATCTGCGCCTCGACGTTGGTGACCTGGTACCCGTACACCGGGTCCATGATCGTCGGCAGGTAGAGCCGGCCGGGGTCGGAGGAGGAGAAGCCCGCGTTGCGGTCCGGCGTCCACTGCATCGGGGTGCGCACGCCGTCCCGGTCGCCGAGCCAGATGTTGTCGCCCATCCCGATCTCGTCGCCGTAGTAGAGGATCGGCGAGCCGGGCAGCGATAGCAGCAGCGCGGTGAACAGCTCGATCTGGTTGCGGTCGTTGTCCAGCAGCGGGGCCAGCCGGCGGCGGATGCCGATGTTCGCGCGCATCCGCGGGTCCTTGGCGTACTCCGCGTACATGTAGTCGCGTTCCTCGTCGGTGACCATTTCGAGGGTCAGCTCGTCGTGGTTGCGCAGGAAGATGCCCCACTGGCAGCCGGCCGGGATCGCCGGGGTCTTGGCCAGCACTTCGGAGACCGGGTAGCGGGACTCGCGGCGCACCGCCATGAAGATCCGCGGCATCACCGGGAAGTGGAACGCCATGTGGCACTCGTCGCCGCCGGCGGCGTAGTCGCCGAAGTAGTCGACCACGTCCTCCGGCCACTGGTTGGCCTCGGCGAGCAGCACGGTGTCCGGGTAGGACGCGTCGATCTCGGCCCGCACGCGCTTGAGGAAGTCGTGGGTGCGCGGCAGGTTCTCGCAGTTGGTGCCCTCCTCCTGGTAGAGGTACGGCACCGCGTCCAGCCGGAACCCGTCGATGCCCAGGTCCAGCCAGAACCGCAGCGCGGCCAGGATCTCCTCCTGCACCGCCGGGTTCTCGTAGTTGAGGTCCGGCTGGTGGGAGAAGAACCGGTGCCAGTAGTACTGCTTGCGCACCGGGTCGAACGTCCAGTTCGACGTCTCGGTGTCGACGAAGATGATCCGGGCGTCCGGGAACTGCTTGTCGTCGTCGGCCCAGGTGTAGTAGTCGCCGTACGGCCCGGTCGGGTCGCTGCGGGACTGCTGGAACCACGGGTGCTGGTCGCTGGTGTGGTTCATGACGAAGTCGATGATCACGCGCATGCCGCGCTGGTGCGCGGCGTCCACGAACTCCACGAAGTCGGCGAGGTCGCCGAACTCCGGGAGGACCGCGGTGTAGTCGGCCACGTCGTAGCCGCCGTCGCGCAGCGGCGAGGCGAAGAACGGCGGCAGCCACAGGCAGTCGACGCCCAGCCATTGCAGGTAGTCGAGTTTGGCGGTGATTCCCTTCAGGTCGCCTACGCCGTCGCCGTTGCTGTCCTGGAAGGAGCGGACGAGGACTTCGTAGAACACCGCCCGTTTGAACCAGTCGGGGTCACGGTCCTTGGCGGGCGTGTCCTCGAAGGTGTCGGGGACGGGTTCGTTGACGATCAACTGAGTGACCCTCCGATCGATGGAGACGGTCGCAGCGACAGGACGTGCGCGGGCGCGCGGCCCGGCTCGAGGCGCACATAGTTGTCCCTGCCCCAGTGGTAGGTCTCGCCGGTGAGCTCGTCGCGCACCGGGAACGACTCGTGCCAGGAGAGGCCGAGTTCCGGCATGTCCAACGACAGCGTCGCCTCCTGGGTGTGGAACGGGTCCAGGTTGGCGACCACCAGGACGACGTCGTCACCGCGCCGTTTGGAGTAGGCGAGGATCGCGTCGTTGTCCACCGGGTGGAAGGCGATGTCCCGAAGCTGGCGGAGCGCCGGGTGCCGGCGGCGCAGCCGGTTGAGCGTGGTGATCAGCGGGGCCAGCGAGCGCCCCGCCGCCTCGGCCGCGGCCCAGTCGCGCGGCCGCAGCTCGTACTTCTCCGAGTTGAGGTACTCCTCGCTGCCCGGGTGCGCGGGGGTGGCCTCGCACAGCTCGAAGCCGGCGTAGACCCCCCAGCTCGGCGAGAGGGTCGCGGCCAGCACGGCCCGCACCTCGAACGCGGGCCGGCCGCCGTGCTGCAGGTAGGCGTGCAGGATGTCGGGGGTGTTGACGAAGAAGTTCGGCCGCATCCAGGCCGCCTTCTCGCCGCTGAGCTCCCGCATGTAGTCGGTCAGCTCGTCCTTGCCGGTGCGCCAGGTGAAGTAGGTGTACGACTGCTGGAAGCCGATCTGGCCCAGCGTGCTCATCATCGCCGGACGGGTGAACGCCTCGGCCAGGAAGACCACGTCGGGGTCGGTGCGGTTGATCTCGGCGATGACCTTCTCCCAGAACACCACCGGCTTGGTGTGCGGGTTGTCCACCCGGAAGATCCGCACGCCGTGCGCCATCCAGTGCCGCAGCAGCCGCAGCGTCTCCCGGACGATCCCGGAGAAGTCCTGGTCGAAGGCGATGGGGTAGATGTCCTGGTACTTCTTCGGCGGGTTCTCCGCGTACGCCACCGTGCCGTCCGGGCGGCGGGCGAACCACTGCGGGTGCTCCTCGACCCACGGGTGGTCCGGCGAGCACTGGAGCGCGAAGTCCAGCGCCACCTCGATCCGCAGCTCCTTGGCCCGGGCCACGAAGTGGTCGAAGTCCTCCAGGGTGCCCAGGTCCGGGTGGACCGCGTCGTGGCCGCCCGCCGGGGAGCCGATCGCCCACGGCGAGCCGACGTCGTCGGGACCGGCCGTCAGGGTGTTGTTGCGGCCCTTGCGGAACGATGAGCCGATCGGGTGAATCGGCGGCAGGTAGACCACGTCGAAGCCCATCGCGGCGATCGCCGGCAGCCGCTTCGCCGCGGTGCGGAAGGTGCCCGAGCGCAGCGTGCCGTCGGCCTCGCGCACCGCGCCCTCCGAGCGCGGGAACATCTCGTACCAGGAGCCGAACAGCGCCCGCTCCCGCTCCACCTGCAGCGGCATCGGCCGCACCGCGCTGACCAGCTCCCGCAGCGGATGCCGGTCGAGCACCGCGACCACCTCGGGGTCCAGCGCGGCGGCGTGCCGGGCGGCGGCCGTCCGCTTGGTGTCGCGCAGCGCGTCCACCACGGCCAGCACGGTCTGTCGGCCGTCCTTCTTCGGCACCCCGGCCGCCGCCCGCTCGTGCAGCAGCGCGCCCTCGGCGAGCACCAGTTCGGTGTCGATGCCGGCCGGGATCTTCACGCCCGCCACGTGCCGCCAGGTGGCCACCGGGTCCGACCACGCCTCCACGGTGTACGTCCAGCGGCCCTCGGAGGTCGGCGTGACCCGCGCGCCCCACCGGTCGGTGCCCGGCGCCAGCTCCCGCATCGGCGTCCACGGCCCGCTGCGGCCCGACGGGTCGCGCAGCACCACGTTCGCCGCCACCGCGTCGTGCCCCTCGCGGAAGACGGTCGCGGTCACTTCGAAGGACTCGCCGACGACCGCCTTGGCCGGCCGGCGGCCGCAGTCCACCACGGGACGGACGTCGACGACGGGGATACGACCGATCATTTCCTCACCTGGCAGCTCAGTAGGGCTCTGGATGACGCGGACGGCGCCGGACGGCGGTTCCCTGTGCTCTTTTCTAACCCCTGTGGACGGGACCGGCCCGTCCGCGCGGCGACCGCGCACCGCGTTCACCCGGGTGGGCTTGCCGCCCCGGGGGCGCCCCGGGGCTGTCGTCCCGGGGCGCCCCCGAGCTGTCGTGCGGCCATGGCGGGAGCCTGCCCCGCCTTCGCCGGGGGAACGCACGACCTGACGGCGTTTCGGGAGCGCACCGCCGGGCCGCCGTGATGCGCCCCCGCCCGCCATGCCGCCCCGCGCGCTCCCACGAGCCCGCCGTTCGAGCGTTTGAAAAGCGGGATTGCGGACAAGGCCCGCGGGCGTCCCGCCGTCCGGGCTACGGTCGAGGGGTGAAGGCAATCCGTCGATTCACCGTGCGCACCGTCCTGCCGGAACCTCTGCGCCCGCTGGGGGAACTGGCCCAGAACCTACGCTGGTCGTGGCACCAGGAGACGAGGGAGCTGTTCCGGGGGGTGGACCCGGAGGGGTGGGCGGCCACCCAGGGCGACCCCGTCCGGCTGCTCGGCTCGGTCTCCAAGGAGCGGCTCACCGCGCTGGCCGGCGACCGCCGCTTCCTGCGCCGGCTGTCCACCGCCGCCGAGGACCTCGCCGACTACCTCTCCAACCCCCGCTGGTACCAGGACCAGAGCGACCTGCCGGCCGCCGTCGCCTACTTCTCGCCCGAGTTCGGCGTCACCTCCGCGCTGCCGCAGTACAGCGGCGGCCTGGGCATCCTGGCCGGCGACCACCTCAAGGCCGCGAGCGACCTCGGCGTCCCGCTGATCGGCGTCGGCCTGCTGTACCGGCACGGCTACTTCCGCCAGAGCCTGTCCCGCGAGGGCTGGCAGCAGGAGCAGTACCCGGTCCTCGACCCGAACTCGCTGCCGATGGCGCCGCTGTGCGACGCCGAGGGCGAGCCGGTGCGGATCTCGCTCACCCTCACCGGCGGCCGGCTGCTGGCCGCCCGGATCTGGAAGGCCCAGGTCGGCCGGGTGCCGCTGCTGCTGCTCGACTCCGACGTGGAGGCCAACCAGCCGGCCGAGCGCGACGTCACCGACCGGCTCTACGGCGGCGGCAGCGAGCACCGGCTGCTGCAGGAGATACTGCTGGGCATCGGCGGCGTGCGCGCGGTGCGCGCGTACTGCCGCATCACCGGCCACCCCGAGCCCGAGGTGTTCCACACCAACGAGGGCCACGCCGGCTTCCTGGGCCTGGAACGCATAAGGGAGCTGTCGCTGGAGGGGCTGGACTTCGACGCCGCCCTGGAAGCGGTCCGGGCCGGGACCGTCTTCACCACCCACACCCCGGTGCCGGCCGGCATCGACCGGTTCGACCGCGACCTGGTCGCCCGGCACCTCGGCGAGGGCGGCGCGCTGCCCGGCGTCGACGTCGGGCGGGTGCTGGAGCTGGGCCGGGAGACCTACCCCGGCGGCGACCCGCACCTGTTCAACATGGCCGTGATGGGCCTGCGGCTGGCCCAGCGGGCCAACGGCGTGTCCACCCTGCACGGCGCGGTCAGCCGGGAGATGTTCGCCGGACTGTGGCCGGGCTTCGACCCCGACGACGTGCCGATCACCTCCATCACCAACGGCGTGCACGCCCCCACCTGGGTGGCCCCCGAGGTGCAGCAGCTCGTCGCCCGGCACGTCGGCGCGCAGCACACCGAGGACGCGCTGACGGTGGGCGGCGCCGAGCGCTGGCGGGACGTGTCCAAGATCCCCGACGGCGCGCTGTGGGAGCTGCGCCGCACCCTGCGCGAGCAGCTGGTGGAGGACGTGCGGCGGCGGCTGCGGGACTCCTGGCGGCAGCGCGGCGCCGGCGAGGCGGAGCTGGGCTGGACCGACAGCGTCCTGGACCCGGACGTGCTGACCGTCGGCTTCGCCCGCCGGGTGCCCTCGTACAAGCGGCTGACGCTGATGCTGCGCGATCCCGACCGGCTCAGGGAGCTGCTGCTGCACCCCGAGCGGCCGATCCAGATCGTGGTGGCCGGCAAGGCCCACCCGGCCGACGACAGCGGCAAGCGGCTGGTCCAGGAGCTGGTCAGGTTCACCGACGACCCGCGGGTGCGGCACCGCATCGTCTTCCTGCCCGACTACGACATGCGGATGGCCCGGCTGCTCTACCCCGGCTGCGACGTCTGGCTGAACAACCCGCTGCGCCCGCTGGAGGCGTGCGGCACCTCGGGGATGAAGGCCGCGCTCAACGGCTGCCTCAACCTGTCGGTGCTGGACGGCTGGTGGGACGAGTGGTTCGACGGCGACAACGGCTGGGCGATCCCCACCGCCGAGGGCGTGGCCGACGAGGACCGGCGGGACGCGGTGGAGGCCGCGGCGCTGTACGACCTGCTGGAGGACCAGGTCGCGCCGTGCTTCTACGACCAGGGCGGGCGCGGGCTGCCGCAGCGCTGGATCGAGATGGTCCGGCACACCCTGGCCACGCTCGGCCCCAAGGTGCTGGCCGGCCGGATGGTCCGCGACTACGTCACCGGCCTGTACGCGCCGGCCGCCCGCTCGCACCGCGCGGTGCGCGGCGCCGCGGCGGCCGAGCTGGCCGAGTGGAAGGGGCGGGTGCGCTGGGAGTGGCCCCAGGTCTCGGTGGACCACGTCGAGACCTCCTCGGTGGAGGAGAACGGGGCCGCCGAGCTGGGCGCCACGCTCACCCTGCGCGCGCAGGTCGCGCTCTCCGGCCTGGACCCGCTGGACGTGGACGTGCAGCTGCTGTCCGGCCGGGTCGACGCCTCGGACCGGCTGGTCGACCCCGCGGTGGTGTCGCTGAAGCCCACCGGGCGGACCGACACCGCGGGCCGCCACCACTACGAGGGCCCGCTCACCCTGGACCGCACCGGCGCCTTCGGCTACACCGTCCGGGTGCTGCCCGCGCACCCGCTGCTGGCCACCCCGGCCGAGCTGGGCCTGGTCGCGGTGCCGGCCGAGGCCGGCGGCCTGACCGCGGGCGTCCTGCGCTGACAGCGGCGCGCGGCGGGAGTCCTGCTCCCGCCGCGCCCGTGCGGTCCGGTCTCAGCCGTCCGGCCTCAGCGGTCGGGTCGCGGCTGTCCGGTCAGCGGTCCGGTCCGGTCCGGACTCCGGTCTCAGTGGACGGTGCGGATGTTCTCGGCCTGCGGGCCCTTCTGGCCCTGGGTGACGTCGAACACCACCTTCTGGCCTTCCAGCAGTTCCCGGTAGCCCTGGGCGTCGATGTTCGAGTAGTGGGCGAAGACGTCGGAGCCGCCGCCGTCCTGCTCGATGAAGCCGAAGCCCTTTTCCGAGTTGAACCACTTCACGGTTCCGGTTGCCATATTTCTTCTCCTACGGGGTGGGGCAGAGTTTCCAGCTCCGCACTGTACGGACCGGAATAGCCGGACATGTTCACCCACACCGGAGAAATCAGGCAAAAAACACGACAGGCGTCGCCCCGGCGGGGGCGGCGCCTGTCGCGGTGTGCCGTACGGCTGGGCCGTTCAGGTGAACGTGTCAGCCGGTGCGCGGCCGGGGACCGGCCGGCTCAGCTGACGTTGAGGGCGGTGTCGTCGACGAGGAAGGAGGTGGCGAGGCTGGAGTCCTCGGTGCCGGTGAACTTCAGCGTGACGGTCTGGCCGGCGTACGAGGAGAGGTTGATGCTCTTCTGCACGTAGCCGCTGGAGCTGTTGAGGTTGGAGTAGGTGGCCAGGGTGGTGGAGCCGGCCGCGACGGTGAGCTTGTCGTAGGCCGTGCTCGTGCTGGTCTCCTTGGTCGTCACGTAGAGGTAGAAGGTGAAGGTGGCGCTGGTGCAGCTGGCCGGGATGGTCACGGACTGCGACAGCGTGTCGGTGTGGGTGCTGCCGTAGCCGTCCAGCCAGGCCTTGTAGGAGCCGGAGTGGGCCGGGGCGCCGGTGCTGTTGTCGATCACGCCGGAGCTGGCGGACCAGCCGGTGCTGCCGGACTCGAAGCCCGGGTTGGTCAGCACCTGGGCCGCGGTGCAGG from Actinacidiphila sp. DG2A-62 includes:
- the glgB gene encoding 1,4-alpha-glucan branching enzyme, coding for MSPRNADTPQDRPTAAAPAADATGVTPEAAARGYDGTTPHPGASGTAPRAPRTAAATPAPGSAPGPTSGSTPTPGSAPTSAPGSTATSAPSSSPAAARVPAPATEPAARAAVPAAVPAAVTVPAPSSLDEDDRRRLLHGAHHDPHALLGAHPVPDGAGGTRGVRFRALRPYARGVAVLIDGVRTPLEAEGDGLFSAVLPLDAVPQAYRLVVSYDDGEHVVDDPYRFLPALGELDLHLIHEGRHEKLWKALGARPMTHAGVTGTRFAVWAPNARGVRLAADFTFWDGTAFPMRSLGASGVWELFVPGVGAGTAYKFEITRPDGSRSMRADPMARATEVPPNTASIVTESAYEWQDAEWMAHRADVPAHRAPFSVYEVHLPSWRPGLGYRELAEQLPAYVQQLSFTHVELMPVAEHPFGGSWGYQVTSYYAPTSRLGSPDDFRHLVDALHRAGIGVIMDWVPAHFPKDDWALARFDGEPLYEPADPRRAEHPDWGTLEFDFGRTEVRNFLVANAVYWCEEFHIDGLRVDAVASMLYLDYSREGGEWLPNAYGGRENLDAVAFLQEMNATVYRRCPGVVTIAEESTAWDGVTRATHEVGHTGFGGLGFGLKWNMGWMHDSLEYVGHEPVHRKYHHNEMTFSMVYAYSENYVLPISHDEVVHGKGALVSKMPGDWWQQRATHRAYLGFMWAHPGKQLLFMGQEFAQGAEWSHDSGPDWWLLDETYSAAGDHRGVRDLVRDLNAVYRATPALWERDTEPAGFEWVDGGAADDNTFSFIRHDAQGRPLLCVSNFSPVVRRDYRLGSPDTVWTEVLNTDDARYGGSGVLNEGPVKSDPAPWHGRPHSIALTLPPLATVWLRPLV
- a CDS encoding maltokinase N-terminal cap-like domain-containing protein is translated as MSDSSRTRVPSSSTTAHPSTAHPSTAHPATARAEASHAAARAEAARTAAPRAPEPQPQPQPQPLSPGPLLRSLDPLLRGWLPRQRWFAGKGLPIGRFRLAAATELVPPGGPLGPMGLLHVLVDVEQPGRPADCYQLLLGAHPLLPPALVRASLGQAVGGPYDGLTLYDAPHDPRLAALLLERLRAPGRAGRLRFTTEPGAHFPPGLTPRVVTAEQSNTSVVYGDAFILKLFRRVSPGVNPDLELSLALARAGSRRVAEPVAWFEAEGLRPAGTDEADAGAGSGAGAAAGDAGAGSKSGAGSGAGSGAGSGAGSGAGSGAGASPSSGADAGAGAGEAATLGVLQRFLPGSADGWTLALASVAEDGDFRAEAAGLGRATAEVHAALAAALPARPLDGAALERLASGMVRRLEETAAEVAAVRPYAGALRSAFEDLAALATAGAGGPVSAQRVHGDLHLGQALRGPDGAWVLIDFEGEPARPLAERRRPAPPVQDVAGMLRSFDYAAHHSGNVPWAARHRDAFCTGYAEVSGVDPREQAVLIRAFETDKAVYEARYEARHRPAWLPIPLSALSRLAAAAP
- the treS gene encoding maltose alpha-D-glucosyltransferase, translated to MIVNEPVPDTFEDTPAKDRDPDWFKRAVFYEVLVRSFQDSNGDGVGDLKGITAKLDYLQWLGVDCLWLPPFFASPLRDGGYDVADYTAVLPEFGDLADFVEFVDAAHQRGMRVIIDFVMNHTSDQHPWFQQSRSDPTGPYGDYYTWADDDKQFPDARIIFVDTETSNWTFDPVRKQYYWHRFFSHQPDLNYENPAVQEEILAALRFWLDLGIDGFRLDAVPYLYQEEGTNCENLPRTHDFLKRVRAEIDASYPDTVLLAEANQWPEDVVDYFGDYAAGGDECHMAFHFPVMPRIFMAVRRESRYPVSEVLAKTPAIPAGCQWGIFLRNHDELTLEMVTDEERDYMYAEYAKDPRMRANIGIRRRLAPLLDNDRNQIELFTALLLSLPGSPILYYGDEIGMGDNIWLGDRDGVRTPMQWTPDRNAGFSSSDPGRLYLPTIMDPVYGYQVTNVEAQMSSPSSLLHWTRRMIEIRKQNPAFGTGSFTELPSSNPAVLAFLREDGDDLVLCVNNFSRFAQPTELDLRQYQGRHPVELIGGVRFPAIGQLPYLLTLAGHGFYWFRLRRDPS
- a CDS encoding alpha-1,4-glucan--maltose-1-phosphate maltosyltransferase; the protein is MIGRIPVVDVRPVVDCGRRPAKAVVGESFEVTATVFREGHDAVAANVVLRDPSGRSGPWTPMRELAPGTDRWGARVTPTSEGRWTYTVEAWSDPVATWRHVAGVKIPAGIDTELVLAEGALLHERAAAGVPKKDGRQTVLAVVDALRDTKRTAAARHAAALDPEVVAVLDRHPLRELVSAVRPMPLQVERERALFGSWYEMFPRSEGAVREADGTLRSGTFRTAAKRLPAIAAMGFDVVYLPPIHPIGSSFRKGRNNTLTAGPDDVGSPWAIGSPAGGHDAVHPDLGTLEDFDHFVARAKELRIEVALDFALQCSPDHPWVEEHPQWFARRPDGTVAYAENPPKKYQDIYPIAFDQDFSGIVRETLRLLRHWMAHGVRIFRVDNPHTKPVVFWEKVIAEINRTDPDVVFLAEAFTRPAMMSTLGQIGFQQSYTYFTWRTGKDELTDYMRELSGEKAAWMRPNFFVNTPDILHAYLQHGGRPAFEVRAVLAATLSPSWGVYAGFELCEATPAHPGSEEYLNSEKYELRPRDWAAAEAAGRSLAPLITTLNRLRRRHPALRQLRDIAFHPVDNDAILAYSKRRGDDVVLVVANLDPFHTQEATLSLDMPELGLSWHESFPVRDELTGETYHWGRDNYVRLEPGRAPAHVLSLRPSPSIGGSLS